A genome region from Microbacterium terricola includes the following:
- the map gene encoding type I methionyl aminopeptidase, which yields MIELRTPAEIEAMRPAGRFVAETLAALREDTKVGTNLLTIDRRAHELIRKAGAQSCYIDYHPSFGASPFGKVICTSINDAVLHGLPHDYAIKDGDLVSLDFAVSIDGWVADSAVSFVVGTPRDEDLRLIDTTERALDAAIAAATVDNRIGDISHAIAQVAHGEGYEINTDFGGHGVGRVMHGDPHVPNDGKPNRGYPLRAGLVVALEPWFLGTTDELITDPDGWTLRSVDGSRGAHSEHTVAITPDGPIVLTDRSWLGVA from the coding sequence ATGATCGAACTGCGCACACCGGCCGAGATCGAGGCGATGCGCCCGGCAGGACGATTCGTGGCGGAGACGCTGGCCGCCCTGCGGGAGGACACGAAGGTCGGCACGAACCTGCTGACGATCGACCGGCGCGCGCACGAGCTGATCCGAAAGGCGGGCGCGCAGTCCTGCTACATCGACTACCACCCGTCGTTCGGCGCGAGCCCGTTCGGCAAGGTGATCTGCACGTCGATCAACGATGCGGTCCTGCACGGACTCCCCCACGACTACGCGATCAAGGACGGCGATCTCGTCTCGCTGGACTTCGCGGTCTCGATCGACGGCTGGGTCGCCGACTCCGCCGTCTCGTTCGTCGTCGGCACCCCGCGCGACGAGGACCTGCGCCTGATCGACACGACGGAGCGAGCGCTGGATGCTGCCATCGCCGCCGCCACGGTGGACAACAGGATCGGCGACATCTCCCACGCGATCGCCCAGGTCGCGCACGGCGAGGGCTACGAGATCAACACCGACTTCGGCGGTCACGGCGTGGGCCGTGTCATGCACGGAGACCCGCACGTGCCCAACGACGGCAAGCCGAACCGGGGCTACCCGCTGCGCGCCGGGCTCGTGGTCGCGCTGGAGCCGTGGTTCCTGGGTACCACCGACGAGCTGATCACCGACCCGGACGGATGGACGCTGCGCAGCGTCGACGGCTCCCGCGGCGCCCACTCGGAGCACACCGTGGCGATCACCCCCGACGGGCCGATCGTCCTGACCGACCGCTCCTGGCTCGGCGTCGCCTGA
- the rplS gene encoding 50S ribosomal protein L19 → MQILDAVDAASLRTDIPAFGPGDTVKVHVNITEGTRSRIQVFQGHVIGRSGDGVRETFTVRKISFQVGVERTFPVHSPVIDHIEVVTRGDVRRAKLYYLRELRGKKAKIKEKRDN, encoded by the coding sequence ATGCAGATCCTCGACGCCGTCGACGCGGCATCCCTCCGTACCGACATCCCCGCCTTCGGCCCCGGCGACACCGTGAAGGTGCACGTCAACATCACGGAAGGTACGCGCTCGCGTATCCAGGTGTTCCAGGGTCACGTCATCGGCCGCTCCGGCGACGGCGTGCGCGAGACCTTCACGGTCCGCAAGATCAGCTTCCAGGTGGGCGTCGAGCGCACCTTCCCCGTGCACAGCCCCGTGATCGACCACATCGAGGTCGTCACCCGTGGTGACGTGCGCCGCGCCAAGCTGTACTACCTGCGCGAGCTGCGCGGCAAGAAGGCCAAGATCAAGGAGAAGCGCGACAACTGA
- the treZ gene encoding malto-oligosyltrehalose trehalohydrolase has product MIEVWAPRADRVRLHREDGSPSELVAAADGWWRTDAVLRPGEEYGFLLGDADAVRPDPRGRRLPHGVHGPSAWFDPHAHVWTDDAWTGRPLAGGVVYELHIGTFTPDGTLDAAIGRLGHLSDLGITHVELLPVNGFNGTWNWGYDGVAWYAVHEAYGGPAAYQRFVDAAHAAGLAVIQDVVYNHLGPSGNRLPEFGPYLRDESSNTWGLSVDLDQDAVRAYIVDNAMMWLRDYHVDGLRLDAVHALHDERPVHILRELAEAADALSAHLGRPLTLIAESDLNDPTLILPREAGGYGLTAQWSDDWHHAAHVALTGETAGYYADFAALDALPKVWTGGFFHDGTVSSFRGRPHGAPVPAEVPMWRLVTFAQDHDQIGNRAAGDRLSQTLSYDRLAVAAMLTLTSPGTPMLFQGEEWGARTPWQFFTSHPEPELGRATAEGRKAEFGRMGWDESVVPDPQDPETFRRSHLDWDEPTTGDHARLLALYRALIRLRRERPDLTDPRSTSLSADAEGGEDAAHRLFRLRRGALEVLVNLSAEPVELAVPADADILLATRDDVRRAGAAVLLPADTAAIVGPSR; this is encoded by the coding sequence GTGATCGAGGTGTGGGCGCCGCGCGCCGACCGGGTGCGACTGCATCGCGAGGACGGTTCCCCGAGTGAGCTCGTCGCCGCTGCGGACGGCTGGTGGCGGACGGATGCCGTCCTCCGCCCCGGAGAGGAGTACGGCTTCCTCCTGGGCGACGCGGACGCGGTGCGCCCGGACCCGCGCGGCCGTCGGCTGCCGCACGGCGTGCACGGGCCGTCCGCCTGGTTCGACCCGCACGCGCACGTGTGGACCGACGACGCCTGGACCGGGCGCCCGCTCGCCGGGGGTGTCGTGTACGAGCTGCACATCGGCACTTTCACCCCGGACGGAACGCTCGACGCCGCCATCGGCCGGCTCGGGCACCTCAGCGACCTCGGGATCACGCACGTCGAGCTCCTCCCGGTGAACGGGTTCAACGGCACCTGGAACTGGGGCTACGACGGCGTCGCCTGGTACGCGGTGCACGAGGCCTACGGCGGCCCGGCGGCGTACCAGCGCTTCGTCGACGCCGCCCACGCCGCGGGCCTCGCCGTCATCCAGGACGTCGTCTACAACCACCTCGGCCCGAGCGGCAATCGCCTGCCCGAGTTCGGTCCCTACCTGCGCGACGAGAGCTCGAACACGTGGGGCCTGAGCGTGGACCTCGATCAGGATGCGGTGCGCGCCTACATCGTCGACAACGCCATGATGTGGCTCCGCGATTATCACGTCGACGGCCTGCGCCTGGACGCCGTGCACGCGCTCCACGACGAGCGGCCCGTGCACATCCTGCGCGAGCTGGCCGAGGCTGCGGATGCCCTGTCGGCCCATCTGGGGCGCCCGCTCACCCTCATCGCCGAGTCCGACCTGAACGATCCCACCCTGATCCTGCCCCGCGAGGCAGGCGGGTACGGCCTCACCGCGCAGTGGAGCGACGACTGGCACCACGCGGCGCACGTCGCCCTCACCGGCGAGACCGCCGGATACTACGCGGACTTCGCCGCGCTCGACGCCCTCCCGAAGGTCTGGACGGGCGGGTTCTTCCACGACGGCACCGTGTCGTCGTTCCGGGGGAGGCCGCACGGCGCGCCGGTGCCGGCGGAGGTGCCGATGTGGCGGCTGGTCACCTTCGCGCAGGACCACGATCAGATCGGCAACCGCGCTGCCGGCGACCGGCTCAGCCAGACCCTGTCCTACGACCGGCTCGCCGTCGCCGCGATGCTCACGCTCACGTCTCCGGGCACGCCGATGCTCTTCCAGGGTGAGGAGTGGGGAGCGCGCACGCCGTGGCAGTTCTTCACCTCGCATCCGGAGCCGGAACTCGGGCGCGCCACCGCCGAGGGCAGGAAGGCCGAGTTCGGGCGCATGGGGTGGGACGAGTCGGTCGTGCCCGACCCGCAGGACCCGGAGACGTTCCGCCGCTCCCACTTGGACTGGGACGAACCGACCACCGGCGATCATGCCCGGCTGCTGGCCCTCTACCGCGCCCTGATCAGGCTGCGTCGCGAGCGTCCCGACCTCACGGATCCGCGGTCGACCTCGCTCTCGGCCGACGCGGAGGGCGGTGAGGACGCCGCGCACCGGCTCTTCCGGCTGCGCCGCGGCGCACTCGAGGTGCTCGTGAACCTCAGCGCTGAACCGGTCGAGCTCGCCGTCCCGGCTGACGCGGACATCCTGCTGGCCACGCGGGATGACGTGCGTCGTGCCGGCGCCGCCGTGCTGCTGCCGGCGGACACTGCGGCGATCGTCGGCCCGTCGAGGTGA
- a CDS encoding MFS transporter permease codes for MWLRRAIFGWLIPAAFLLPLWLLIGWISFGSSGWALFWVFLSMPIVFVGQLVLTLLVRARGTVRAARAVSWTDVAGFGVWHCLIIALGFFNPAWWAGVFILTVAVGIALFWITLSQLWREARGAVVLHTADGMGYIPAAESTQRTPAADPEVIVLTEKRGPERP; via the coding sequence ATGTGGCTACGTCGCGCGATCTTCGGCTGGCTGATCCCTGCCGCCTTCCTGCTGCCGCTCTGGCTGCTCATCGGCTGGATCAGCTTCGGATCGAGCGGGTGGGCGCTGTTCTGGGTGTTCCTGTCGATGCCGATCGTGTTCGTCGGCCAGCTCGTGCTCACCCTGCTGGTGCGGGCCCGGGGCACCGTCCGGGCGGCGCGCGCGGTCTCGTGGACGGACGTCGCCGGCTTCGGGGTCTGGCACTGCCTGATCATCGCGCTCGGCTTCTTCAACCCGGCCTGGTGGGCAGGGGTGTTCATCCTCACGGTGGCCGTCGGAATCGCGCTGTTCTGGATCACGCTGTCCCAGCTGTGGCGCGAGGCGCGCGGGGCGGTGGTCCTGCACACGGCGGACGGCATGGGCTACATCCCGGCGGCCGAGTCGACGCAGCGCACACCCGCAGCGGATCCCGAGGTCATCGTGCTGACCGAGAAGCGCGGTCCCGAGCGCCCCTGA
- a CDS encoding ribonuclease HII, translating into MTVAVPRLTLERKLLRERSIVIACDEVGRGALAGPVAVGAVVLDARRARGRVPEGLRDSKLVPEPRRAALAVRAAGWVSVSAVGWASSAEIDEIGIMRALGMATIRALADLRAHGVVAEEAIVLLDGNYDYISPAGARGLDVRPVIKADRDCASAAAASVIAKVARDDLMVRLHDEHPDYQWSRNKGYASPEHREAIRARGLSPHHRASWSIADAPTLF; encoded by the coding sequence ATGACGGTGGCGGTCCCGCGTCTGACGCTCGAGCGGAAGCTCCTGCGGGAGCGGTCGATCGTCATCGCGTGCGACGAGGTGGGCCGCGGCGCCCTCGCGGGGCCTGTCGCCGTCGGGGCGGTCGTACTCGACGCCCGGCGCGCGCGGGGCCGCGTGCCCGAGGGACTCCGGGACTCCAAGCTCGTGCCGGAGCCCCGGAGGGCGGCACTGGCCGTTCGCGCCGCCGGCTGGGTGTCGGTCAGCGCCGTCGGGTGGGCGAGCTCGGCGGAGATCGACGAGATCGGCATCATGCGCGCGCTCGGGATGGCGACGATCCGCGCCCTCGCCGACCTCCGCGCCCACGGTGTCGTGGCCGAGGAGGCCATCGTGCTGCTCGACGGCAACTACGACTACATCTCGCCCGCAGGTGCGCGGGGCCTCGATGTGCGCCCGGTGATCAAGGCGGATCGCGATTGCGCCAGTGCGGCTGCAGCATCCGTCATCGCCAAGGTGGCCCGCGACGACCTCATGGTGCGCCTCCACGACGAGCACCCGGACTACCAGTGGAGCCGCAACAAGGGCTACGCGAGTCCGGAGCACCGGGAAGCCATCCGCGCCAGGGGACTCAGCCCGCATCACCGGGCATCATGGTCGATCGCGGACGCACCGACGCTGTTCTGA
- the lepB gene encoding signal peptidase I — MTSEKTAAEAGATSPMPERRRGWLAFLRDVLIIVLIAVLVSFLVKTFLVRSFYIPSSSMEDTLHVNDRILVDEITPRFGGYDRGDIIVFQDPGGWLPVSTAEPRPPVVEAFDWLLSLVGLSAPDSDDHLVKRLIGLPGDHVVCCNALGQISVNDVPIDETDYLKLPDGETRASADEFDVTVPDDSVWVLGDNRYRSKDSRYNTDQPGKGFVPLDNVVGRAFLVTWPFDRFGLLDEHHEVFTGVPDPAGALAR; from the coding sequence ATGACGAGCGAGAAGACGGCGGCCGAGGCCGGAGCGACCAGCCCGATGCCGGAGCGCCGACGCGGCTGGCTCGCGTTCCTGCGGGACGTGCTGATCATCGTGCTGATCGCGGTGCTCGTCTCGTTCCTGGTGAAGACCTTCCTGGTGCGCTCGTTCTACATCCCGTCCTCGTCGATGGAGGACACGCTCCACGTCAATGACCGCATCCTCGTCGACGAGATCACCCCGCGATTCGGTGGCTACGACCGCGGCGACATCATCGTGTTCCAGGATCCGGGCGGATGGCTGCCCGTCTCCACGGCGGAGCCGCGACCGCCGGTCGTCGAGGCGTTCGACTGGCTGCTCTCGCTCGTGGGACTGTCCGCGCCGGACAGCGACGACCACCTGGTCAAGCGCCTGATCGGTCTTCCCGGCGACCATGTGGTGTGCTGCAATGCGCTCGGCCAGATCTCCGTGAACGACGTGCCGATCGACGAGACCGACTACCTCAAGCTCCCGGACGGCGAGACGCGGGCATCCGCCGACGAGTTCGACGTCACCGTGCCGGACGACAGCGTGTGGGTGCTCGGCGACAACCGCTACCGGTCCAAGGACTCCCGGTACAACACCGACCAGCCGGGCAAGGGCTTCGTGCCGCTCGACAACGTGGTCGGCCGCGCATTCCTGGTGACCTGGCCGTTCGACCGATTCGGGCTGCTGGACGAGCACCACGAGGTGTTCACCGGCGTCCCCGACCCGGCGGGAGCCCTGGCCCGATGA
- a CDS encoding DUF2469 domain-containing protein produces MDDDVFEDYDRELELALYREYRDVVSQFQYVIETERRFYLANEVDVVRRDTEHDFYFELTMTDVWVWDIYRADRFVKSVRVLTFKDVNVEELTRRDFQLPEELSLDS; encoded by the coding sequence ATGGATGACGACGTCTTCGAAGACTACGACCGCGAACTGGAACTTGCGCTGTATCGCGAGTACCGCGACGTCGTCTCGCAGTTCCAGTACGTGATCGAGACCGAGCGGCGCTTCTACCTCGCGAACGAGGTCGATGTCGTGCGGCGCGACACCGAGCACGACTTCTATTTCGAGCTCACGATGACCGATGTGTGGGTGTGGGACATCTACCGCGCCGACCGGTTCGTGAAGTCGGTCAGGGTCCTCACCTTCAAGGACGTGAACGTCGAGGAGCTCACGCGCCGCGACTTCCAGCTACCCGAGGAGCTCTCGCTCGACAGCTGA
- the dprA gene encoding DNA-processing protein DprA: MTAFALTPDAARSALRGVDRVDELPDETVVDRYARAVWNLLTEPGDSIAGRLIEAAGAAGALALTQDEESLLPGIEGVSPRALDEGLRRWRPRLVPDALADALRSATACGARMLLPGDPDWPTAVADLGPHAPHCLWVRGATAALRSASPAVALVGARAATGYGENVSAELAAELGGGGVSVVSGAAYGIDGAAHRATLAAGGRTVALLAGGVDRPYPAGHSDLLGRIAATGAVVSEVPCASAPTKWRFLQRNRLIAALADATVVVEAGWRSGSLNTAGHAAALGRPLGAVPGPVTSAASAGCHRLLREFGATCVTHADDVRELLGINGSVAPVGPGTRTDDTTRVIDALSPRAWQSTEALARRTGMSAAAVEPILGLLWLEGGAERTDQGWRAARVSR; the protein is encoded by the coding sequence ATGACCGCGTTCGCCCTCACCCCCGATGCAGCGCGGTCCGCGCTGCGCGGCGTCGACCGGGTCGACGAGCTGCCGGACGAGACGGTCGTCGACCGATACGCCCGGGCTGTCTGGAACCTCCTCACCGAGCCGGGCGACAGCATCGCGGGCCGCCTCATCGAGGCGGCGGGCGCCGCCGGCGCGCTCGCCCTGACGCAGGACGAGGAGTCGCTGCTCCCCGGCATCGAGGGCGTCTCGCCGCGGGCGCTGGATGAAGGGCTGCGTCGCTGGCGTCCGCGGCTGGTCCCTGATGCGCTGGCCGATGCGCTGCGCAGCGCGACCGCCTGCGGCGCGCGGATGCTGCTGCCCGGCGACCCGGACTGGCCGACCGCCGTCGCCGACCTGGGCCCCCACGCGCCGCACTGCCTCTGGGTGCGCGGCGCCACGGCGGCCCTCCGCAGCGCGTCGCCGGCGGTCGCCCTCGTCGGCGCCCGCGCGGCGACCGGCTACGGCGAGAACGTCTCCGCCGAGCTGGCCGCGGAGCTCGGCGGCGGCGGTGTGTCGGTGGTGTCCGGGGCCGCGTACGGCATCGACGGCGCGGCCCACCGCGCGACCCTGGCCGCCGGCGGACGCACGGTGGCGCTCCTGGCCGGAGGCGTCGACCGCCCCTACCCGGCCGGCCATTCCGATCTGCTCGGGCGCATCGCCGCGACCGGCGCGGTCGTCAGCGAGGTGCCGTGCGCCTCGGCGCCGACGAAGTGGCGATTCCTGCAGCGCAATCGCCTCATCGCCGCGCTGGCCGACGCGACCGTGGTGGTGGAGGCCGGGTGGCGCAGCGGCTCGCTGAACACTGCCGGACACGCTGCGGCACTGGGTCGCCCGCTCGGCGCGGTGCCCGGACCTGTGACCAGCGCGGCGTCGGCGGGATGCCACCGGCTGCTGCGCGAGTTCGGCGCGACCTGTGTCACGCACGCCGACGACGTGCGCGAGCTGCTCGGCATCAACGGCTCCGTGGCTCCCGTCGGACCGGGGACGCGCACCGACGACACCACGCGGGTCATCGACGCGCTCAGCCCGCGGGCCTGGCAAAGCACCGAGGCTCTCGCGCGGCGCACGGGGATGTCAGCCGCCGCGGTGGAGCCGATTCTCGGGCTCCTCTGGCTCGAGGGCGGCGCCGAGCGCACCGATCAGGGGTGGCGCGCCGCCCGCGTGTCCCGCTGA
- the treY gene encoding malto-oligosyltrehalose synthase — MEHSSTYRLQIRADFDLDAAACVAGYLHDLGVEAAYLSPLLQATEGSDHGYDVTDPTRVDASRGGADALERFAREARAAGLGIVVDIVPNHMGIAQPEQNAWWWDVLTHGAASTYAEAFDIDWAAGGGRVRLPILGAELPDALADLVVDADAGVVRYFDHVLPLAPESLGGLDPADVAGVLGRQHWEPVFWRHEATTLNYRRFFTVTGLAGVRVEVPWVFDRTHAEVLRWVREGLVDGLRIDHPDGLRDPGAYLARLDAALRGAGSAEPYVVVEKILEPGEELPGWWATDGTTGYDALGEIARVLIDPRGEEPLDALDAMLRAETGLPPSEGWTALTLGTKRAVADTVLAPEIARLVRDFPAGLLDEAQAADALAEILAGFPVYRTYLPAGRRVLDEAADTASARRPDLADAIRVLLPVLADPAQPVSRRFEQTAGPVMAKGVEDAAFYRATRLGTLTEVGGDPAQFSLDVHGFHAARSLRHAHWPRAMTTLSTHDTKRGADVRARLAVLAEIPERWAEVLGQLRAVATTGHGPFDALLWQAIVGSWPSTPERLREYAVKAAREAGEATTWTDPDQAFEARTHALIDAAFGAARPVVDAFVAEIAWPGWSNALSAALLHLTGPGVPDVYQGTELWDLSLVDPDNRRPVDYAARRALLARIDEGPPPTIDADGVAKLLVTARALRLRRDRPGLFTRYTPMTVVGDAAAHAIAYDRGGALTVATRLPVGLHRRGGWGDTALLRHAGPTRDVLTGRTFRGGELPMGELLEIYPVALLVPEEEP, encoded by the coding sequence GTGGAGCATTCGTCGACCTACCGGCTGCAGATCCGCGCCGATTTCGACCTGGATGCTGCTGCCTGCGTCGCGGGCTACCTGCATGATCTCGGGGTCGAGGCGGCATACCTCTCGCCCCTGCTGCAGGCGACGGAGGGCTCGGATCACGGCTACGACGTCACCGATCCGACGCGCGTGGACGCATCCCGTGGGGGAGCAGACGCCCTCGAGCGCTTCGCGCGGGAAGCCAGGGCGGCGGGCCTCGGCATCGTCGTGGACATCGTGCCCAATCACATGGGGATCGCGCAGCCCGAGCAGAACGCGTGGTGGTGGGACGTGCTCACGCACGGCGCCGCATCGACGTACGCGGAGGCCTTCGACATCGACTGGGCCGCCGGAGGCGGCCGCGTGCGGCTGCCGATCCTGGGGGCGGAGCTCCCGGACGCGCTGGCGGATCTCGTGGTCGACGCGGACGCCGGCGTCGTCAGGTACTTCGACCACGTGCTGCCCCTCGCGCCGGAGTCGCTGGGCGGCCTCGATCCGGCGGACGTGGCCGGGGTGCTGGGCCGTCAGCACTGGGAGCCGGTGTTCTGGCGGCACGAGGCGACGACGCTCAACTACCGCCGCTTCTTCACCGTGACCGGCCTCGCCGGCGTCCGTGTCGAGGTGCCGTGGGTGTTCGACCGGACGCATGCCGAGGTGCTGCGCTGGGTGCGGGAGGGGCTCGTCGACGGGCTGCGCATCGACCATCCCGACGGCCTGCGCGACCCCGGCGCGTACCTCGCCCGACTGGACGCTGCGCTGCGCGGGGCCGGATCGGCCGAGCCGTACGTCGTGGTGGAGAAGATCCTCGAACCCGGCGAGGAGCTGCCAGGCTGGTGGGCGACCGACGGCACCACGGGCTACGACGCACTCGGCGAGATCGCCCGGGTGCTGATCGACCCGCGCGGCGAGGAGCCGCTCGACGCGCTCGACGCGATGCTGCGCGCCGAGACGGGCCTGCCGCCGTCCGAGGGGTGGACGGCACTCACCCTCGGCACGAAGCGCGCGGTGGCGGACACGGTCCTCGCTCCCGAGATCGCGCGGCTCGTGCGCGACTTCCCGGCGGGCCTCCTCGACGAGGCGCAGGCCGCGGACGCCCTCGCCGAGATCCTCGCCGGATTCCCGGTGTACCGCACCTACCTCCCTGCCGGGAGGCGGGTGCTGGACGAGGCAGCGGATACCGCATCCGCTCGTCGTCCTGACCTCGCCGATGCGATCCGCGTGCTGCTGCCTGTGCTCGCCGACCCGGCGCAGCCGGTGTCGCGTCGGTTCGAGCAGACCGCGGGTCCGGTCATGGCCAAGGGCGTCGAGGACGCCGCGTTCTACCGGGCGACCCGGCTCGGCACGCTCACCGAGGTCGGCGGCGACCCCGCGCAGTTCTCGCTCGACGTCCACGGCTTCCACGCGGCGCGCAGCCTCCGGCACGCCCACTGGCCGCGGGCGATGACGACGCTGTCGACGCACGACACCAAGCGCGGGGCCGATGTGCGGGCACGGCTCGCGGTGCTGGCCGAGATTCCGGAGCGGTGGGCCGAGGTGCTCGGGCAGCTGCGCGCGGTCGCCACGACCGGGCACGGTCCGTTCGACGCGCTGCTCTGGCAGGCGATCGTCGGGTCGTGGCCGTCCACCCCTGAGCGCCTGCGCGAGTACGCGGTCAAGGCGGCCCGTGAGGCGGGCGAGGCCACGACCTGGACGGATCCGGATCAGGCGTTCGAGGCGCGCACGCACGCGCTGATCGATGCGGCCTTCGGTGCGGCCCGGCCGGTCGTGGACGCCTTCGTCGCCGAGATCGCCTGGCCGGGGTGGTCGAACGCGCTGTCCGCGGCGCTCCTGCACCTGACCGGTCCCGGCGTGCCCGACGTGTACCAGGGCACGGAGCTGTGGGACCTCTCGCTGGTCGACCCCGACAACCGGCGGCCCGTCGACTACGCCGCCCGCCGCGCACTGCTGGCGCGCATCGACGAAGGACCTCCGCCGACGATCGACGCGGACGGGGTGGCGAAGCTGCTCGTGACCGCCAGAGCGCTGCGCCTGCGGCGCGATCGGCCGGGCCTGTTCACCCGCTACACGCCGATGACGGTGGTGGGGGACGCGGCCGCGCACGCGATCGCCTACGACCGCGGCGGCGCACTCACCGTCGCCACCCGGCTTCCCGTCGGACTGCACCGCCGCGGCGGGTGGGGCGACACCGCCCTGCTCCGGCACGCCGGTCCGACGCGCGATGTGCTGACCGGGCGGACATTCCGCGGCGGCGAGCTGCCGATGGGGGAGCTGCTCGAGATCTACCCGGTGGCGCTGCTGGTGCCCGAGGAGGAACCGTGA